The Theileria orientalis strain Shintoku DNA, chromosome 2, complete genome genome has a window encoding:
- a CDS encoding uncharacterized protein (proteasome maturation factor UMP1 family protein) has protein sequence MDNNSFSHLNIDLNSFPNSFLDNFENDNSDLKLHNIHPINNIDHNHLKKSVAESYARISRCFGSQETLKMSIERNMCSQATRLPGMKSSMLSLEILMDELDTLHNYDYMNDEKPSNEFGLGGIHSHIENKMNL, from the coding sequence ATGGACAATAACAGTTTTTCGCATTTAAACATTGATTTAAACTCGTTTCCTAACAGTTTTCTTGACAATTTTGAGAACGATAATTCTGACTTAAAGTTGCATAACATACATcctattaataatatagaCCACAACCACCTAAAGAAATCGGTAGCAGAGAGTTATGCCAGGATTTCCAGGTGTTTCGGCTCTCAGGAAACCCTCAAGATGTCGATCGAACGCAACATGTGCTCCCAGGCAACCAGGCTTCCTGGGATGAAGAGCAGCATGCTCTCACTTGAGATTTTAATGGATGAGCTGGACACTTTACACAATTATGACTACATGAACGACGAGAAGCCATCCAACGAGTTTGGATTGGGTGGAATCCATTCACACATTGAGAACAAGATGAACCTGTGA
- a CDS encoding U1/2 small nuclear ribonucleoprotein produces the protein MASSFNPVDILPCQTLYVYNLNDQVHIDVLKKLVYELFIPYGIIVDIVARRTKNLRGQAFVVFREISSATAALKGLNGRKVLNKVLKIEYAKNRSYKAMKPSDYYKISKSSKSKSKIAPEYMDEVRTDGNEESHTLFVENIPSDMSKDSLELLFRQYPGFKNCRFIEGRYVAFVDYSMATQAEIALEGLQGFRVSHTHALQISLAK, from the exons ATGGCATCTAGTTTCAACCCAGTCGATATCTTGCCATGTCAAACACTATACGTATATAACCTCAACGACCAGGTACACATTGacgttttaaaaaaactgGTCTATGAATTGTTTATTCCATATGGAATAATTGTGGACATAGTGGCGAGAAGGACTAAGAATCTGAGGGGCCAAGCCTTCGTTGTATTTAG GGAGATATCTAGCGCTACAGCTGCTTTGAAGGGGTTGAATGGAAGGAAagtattaaataaagtattGAAGATAGAGTATGCCAAAAACAGGTCGTACAAGGCAATGAAGCCATCGGattattacaaaatatcAAAATCGAGTAAATCTAAATCTAAGATAGCTCCGGAATACATGGATGAAGTGAGAACTGACGGAAACGAGGAATCGCATACACTGTTTGTCGAGAACATACCTTCCGATATGAGCAAGGACTCACTGGAATTGCTTTTTAGACAGTACCCGGGTTTCAAGAACTGTAGGTTTATAGAAGGAAGATATGTAGCGTTTGTCGATTATTCAATGGCAACGCAAGCAGAAATCGCTCTAGAGGGCTTGCAAGGCTTCAGAGTCTCACATACCCACGCCTTACAAATATCTTTagcaaaataa
- a CDS encoding uracil-DNA glycosylase produces the protein MNFVRVINTVLFCRMTKRLITEFFETRTDLPRKKPALDHVSTNITVTPDEAKLSYSENIRNLMGDEWFHVLNSEINKPYFKTLWSKVLRERSSKKVYPPSHLVFNAFKLTPLSKVKVVIVGQDPYHQPRQAMGLCFSVPKGVILPPSLRNILSEIGTKSLHGDLSSWASQGVFLLNSILTVVDSQPMSHRLYGWDTFTDEVINIINDTRENIVFLLWGKSAQQKCSKISSSKHCVLTCGHPSPLSIKHFKGCNHFNRCNEYLEKTNQDPINWELPQ, from the exons atgAATTTTGTCAGAGTAATTAACACAGTTTTGTTCTGTAGGATGACTAAAAGACTTATTACTGAGTTTTTCGAAACTAGAACCGACCTTCCTCGTAAAAAGCCTGCACTCGACCATGTTTCCACCAATATAACTGTAACTCCTGATGAAGCCAAACTCAGTTACTCCGAAAACATAAGGAATCTGATGGGAGATGAGTG GTTCCATGTGTTGAATTCCGAGATCAATAAACCTTATTTTAAGACCCTGTGGTCCAAGGTTCTCAGAGAACGAAGCTCCAAAAAGGTCTATCCCCCTTCCCACTTGGTTTTCAACGCCTTCAAACTTACTCC CCTCTCAAAGGTCAAAGTCGTCATCGTTGGACAGGACCCATACCACCAGCCTCGACAAGCCATG GGGTTGTGCTTTTCCGTTCCCAAGGGCGTCATATTGCCGCCCAGCCTAAGAAACATTTTATCTGAAATTGGAACTAAGAGTCTTCACGGCGACCTGAGTTCCTGGGCATCGCAGGGAGTCTTTCTCCTAAACAGCATTTTGACCGTGGTCGACAGTCAACCTATGTCCCACAGACTATAT GGTTGGGACACCTTCACCGACGAGGTCATTAACATTATCAACGACACTCGGGAGAACATAGTATTCCTTCTTTGGG GCAAATCCGCCCAGCAAAAGTGCTCTAAGATTTCAAGCTCTAAACACTGCGTGTTGACTTGCGGTCACCCCTCTCCTCTGTCAATTAAGCATTTCAAGG GCTGCAACCACTTCAACAGGTGCAATGAATATCTCGAGAAGACAAACCAGGATCCCATAAATTGGGAATTGCCTCAGTGa
- a CDS encoding uncharacterized protein (DNA/panTOT_henate metabolism flavoprotein, C-terminal domain containing protein), producing MDSEYNSEDLIESLEEFFTRNMKGNDEYRVIVITSGGTSVNLDKYGIRYIDNFSSGRRGSEIAEFFLSKGYLVVFLSRKTAHLPFIRFTNDRDHPYRLLESLRVENNSSIIVEGESEFKELILRSIEGYNKYKSRLFLDYFTTLPEYQDKLTVIVHFCKRFRENVAYCLVAAASDFKFSDDSLMKEKFSSSNTVSLKLDPLPKMR from the exons ATGGATTCAGAATATAATAGTGAGGACCTTATAGAGAGTCTAGAAGAGTTTTTTACAAGGAACATGAAGG GAAACGATGAATATAGAGTAATAGTGATCACATCAGGAGGAACTTCAGTAAATTTGGACAAATATGGGATCAGATACATAGATAACTTCTCATCAGGTAGAAGAGGATCGGAAATCGCAGA ATTTTTCCTGTCAAAAGGGTACCTGGTAGTCTTTTTATCGAGGAAAACGGCCCATTTGCCCTTTATAAGATTCACAAATGATCGTGATCATCCATACAGGCTACTGGAAAGCCTAAGAGTTGAGAATAATTCATCAATAATAG TTGAAGGTGAAAGTGAATTTAAAGagttaattttaagaaGCATAGAAGGATATAACAAG TACAAGTCGAGACTGTTTTTggattattttacaacacTGCCAGAATATCAAGATAAATTAAC TGTGATAGTTCACTTTTGTAAAAGATTTAGGGAGAATGTAGCATATTGTTTAGTTGCGGCTGCATCAGACTTTAAGTTTTCAGACGATTCACTG ATGAAAGAAAAATTCTCATCAAGCAACACAGTCAGCCTTAAGCTGGATCCTCTGCCAAAAATGAGGTAG
- a CDS encoding splicing factor 3b subunit 4, translating to MTSRVLDILSLYDRNQEATLYIGNLDIQADEELLWEFFMQAGRVRSINIPRDKVTGQHQGFGFVEYETETDADYALRILNFIKLYHKPLRLNKASKDKENTEIGANLFIGNIDDEVDEKLLHDTFSAFGTVVFTKIVRDEANSGRSYAFVSFDNFESSDAALASMNGQFLCNKPIHVSYAYKKDTKGERHGSAAERLIAANRPSDFKSGPPVSNPPPMPMANTFMPPPMHPLMGKPLLILTDTEDDKYLLGPPPMMPPMPPPNMMNAQMNPGMFPPPNMMNAPMNPGMLPQPNMGALPVGMPPLPVPNAVPVIPQNMPPPPMFNMK from the exons atgactTCAAGAGTGTTAGATATTCTTTCACTGTACGATCGCAACCAGGAAGCAACATTATACATAG GTAATCTTGATATTCAAGCAGATGAGGAGCTCCTGTGGGAATTCTTTATGCAAGCGGGAAGAGTGAGGAGTATAAACATCCCGAGGGACAAAGTAACAGGCCAGCACCAAG GCTTCGGATTCGTGGAATATGAAACTGAAACGGACGCAGATTACGCGTTgagaattttaaattttattaagtTGTACCATAAGCCGCTAAGACTCAACAAAGCATCGAAAGATAAGGAAAACACAGAG ATTGGAGCCAATTTGTTTATCGGAAACATAGACGACGAAGTCGATGAAAAGCTACTTCATGATACTTTTTCGGCCTTTGGAACCGTAGTGTTTACAAAG ATTGTGAGGGACGAAGCGAATTCTGGAAGGTCGTACGCATTCGTGTCATTTGACAATTTCGAGTCCAGTGATGCAGCATTGGCGTCAATGAATGGCCAGTTCCTGTGCAACAAGCCGATCCATGTGTCGTACGCATATAAGAAGGACACGAAGG GGGAGAGACACGGAAGTGCCGCAGAAAGACTAATAGCGGCCAACAGACCCAGCGACTTCAAGAGCGGGCCGCCAGTATCAAACCCGCCTCCAATGCCAATGGCAAACACGTTCATGCCGCCACCGATGCATCCACTGATGGGTAAGCCTCTATTA ATTTTAACTGACACTGAGGACGATAAATACCTTTTAGGTCCGCCTCCAATGATGCCGCCAATGCCGCCACCAAACATGATGAACGCACAGATGAACCCAGGGATGTTTCCGCCACCAAACATGATGAACGCACCGATGAACCCAGGGATGTTGCCGCAACCTAACATGGGCGCCTTGCCAGTGGGAATGCCTCCACTCCCTGTGCCCAACGCAGTCCCAGTTATACCTCAGAACATGCCGCCGCCACCGATGTTTAACATGAAGTAA
- a CDS encoding cleavage and polyadenylation specificity factor subunit 4, translating to MEFSSVFHDALRSQKRKGIHKSSIASNYKDNPLATLALNIVKRDTEKAALLRLKGFDRVDIERSRGKHSVVCRHWLKGMCMKGEFCDFLHQLVYSRMPPCKTVEKSSFCTDRLKGCCIFKHLDEDAFDGASFKEINKERDIPQELSYFKNPERFTQAFNVAILYAFPRIVEYA from the exons ATGGAGTTTTCATCAGTATTCCATGACGCCTTGCGCAGTCAAAAACGCAAAGGTATTCACAAGTCCTCAATCGCAAGTAATTATAAAGACAACCCGCTGGCTACGTTGGCACTGAACATAGTTAAGAGGGATACAGAAAAGGCGGCATTGCTAAGATTAAAGGGGTTTGACAGGGTGGACATTGAGAGGTCTAGAGGAAAGCACTCCGTAGTATGCAGGCACTGGCTCAAAGGAATGTGTATGAAGGGTGAATTCTGCGACTTTCTGCACCAACTGGTATATTCAAGAATGCCGCCCTGTAAAACCGTGGAAAAGAGTTCATTCTGTACTGATAGACTGAAGGGATGTTGCATATTCAAGCACCTGGACGAAGATGCTTTCGATGGTGCCAGTTTTAAG GAAATTAACAAGGAGAGGGACATTCCACAGGAACTATCATACTTCAAAAACCCAGAAAGGTTCACTCAAGCTTTCAATGTGGCCATACTTTACGCCTTCCCTAGAATTGTAGAATATGCATAG
- a CDS encoding uncharacterized protein (serine/threonine-specific protein phosphatase and bis(5-nucleosyl)-tetraphosphatase domain containing protein), whose protein sequence is MSTNRMDFETGEKSIADDSFKFNKFDSTDFSTKLVTVHTSLDDLEFKSISPPNETTVKEQQLEGAKLLSNAEYNELSHSVTSFNKWFSQTSLLASLVDEDFDLNKSDSNFTGDRSQRTALGKEDASDYEFDFLFKKTDDNTVVNSPVLTFLLTNFNKASADKPLNLREDLNKDFEDFKRNFVSLTERNTNELKLKKVLLSVAFNHYGCSTVNKYMTQREYLNMLNVHKIFGSEEASNLVFESMDRKHKSMVTRNEFVSGMLSCSPDAKHNPNTVFGKLRLQHIFRAYDFNRLGYLERESLDLMQSHLEQQGGNKLNYDLKINEKVMNMFNGKLSYDSFFYCVENNLLKNTTVLFRSNNDLAEVLKRCILNSLENVVTTQRHSYGGTTNREARNDDHAESFGNNTELFHHGNTGRSGIQENVSKPESNRSNNMASTSKASLWSHTPRVYSEFTHNKSPNKEQLFGFNYENKWSKSTDASPKRGYGSPIDRLSKMYNDQSYEDELANYYGDSNHANEANYSKEEKASQNDKLTEQSPKSVFSSGQLPKDALTNARDNGQGYQAPEEVTPSRFDKIDEFLREYEQSYKSPERTPKQHLPTLISKVESFKDAVEDDSRALDPYREPSEGFKSFDTMEDLMTEKAKLDNLLMDSMAITDYYDKKAGEGKFSHRENLATLGGFAKNEKGLLEASATPNCGLERGGYEQDGAREATGRNQGHGLVGQSGRSQVKQGPATFEMKCPDEEALESLTEHLAKKYTHKFLVIKGHLIDCTVAKGLFKNFLHHSLGDSVDHTSLKLCAYSDMLQLCDAACSILKKEDSLLQLKGNVQVFGSLNGDLSCLLDQFNALDGADFKNWDDFDSFYVFMGGFASESSPYALEFALLLFAMKVLFPYHVHFLRSSKDERNATNNAGFYHQIYMKLSENHAALRLENDETLLLQCAKELFHRVNDVFEFMSVGAVLNKEILCVDKLTKDFSYKRLGKIPKPLNLATCTSEQVYDLLFNEDYFSFPPCLNKHEDHQTQAPPFKATEEVLWELGDASRFRMVICSSDKLDAGFKYLLDNRVLLLSTNFLRKSEGRVASSLLATKNKVTLRSLSLD, encoded by the exons atgAGTACAAACAGAATGGATTTTGAGACCGGAGAAAAAAGCATCGCAGACgatagttttaaatttaataaatttgattcCACAGATTTCTCCACTAAACTCGTAACTGTACACACTTCACTTGACGACTTGgagtttaaatcaatttcGCCCCCGAATGAGACCACAGTCAAAGAACAGCAATTAGAAGGAGCTAAGCTGCTTAGTAACGCAGAATATAATGAGCTGAGTCACTCAGTGACATCCTTCAACAAATGGTTTTCGCAGACATCGCTCCTGGCGAGTCTGGTTGACGAGGACTTCGACCTAAATAAAAGTGATTCTAACTTTACGGGTGATAGGTCACAAAGGACGGCATTGGGGAAAGAAGACGCATCAGATTATGAATTCgatttcctttttaaaaaaacagatGATAACACCGTTGTTAACAGCCCAGTAttgacatttttattaactaACTTCAATAAGGCGTCAGCAGATAAGCCTCTGAATTTGAGGGAAGACCTGAATAAGGACTTTGAAGACTTCAAAAGAAATTTTGTGAGTCTGACAGAAAGGAATACAAATGAACttaagctgaagaaggtgctgCTGAGCGTAGCATTTAACCACTACGGATGCTCAACAGTCAACAAGTACATGACGCAGCGCGAGTACTTGAACATGCTGAACGTGCACAAAATATTCGGGAGTGAAGAGGCCTCGAACCTGGTGTTTGAGAGCATGGACAGAAAACACAAGTCGATGGTGACGAGAAACGAGTTCGTGTCAGGAATGCTGTCTTGCTCGCCAGACGCAAAACATAACCCTAACACAGTGTTTGGGAAGCTGAGATTACAGCACATCTTTAGAGCATACGACTTCAATAGGCTCGGGTACCTGGAGCGGGAGTCGCTGGACCTGATGCAAAGTCACCTGGAGCAGCAGGGAGGAAATAAGCTGAACTATgacctaaaaataaacgaAAAGGTTATGAACATGTTTAACGGGAAATTGAGTTACGATTCGTTCTTTTACTGTGTTGAGAACAACTTGTTGAAAAATACGACGGTGCTTTTTAGATCGAACAATGACCTGGCGGAAGTGCTGAAGAGGTGTATATTGAACTCGTTAGAAAATGTGGTTACCACCCAAAGGCACAGCTACGGCGGTACGACGAACAGGGAAGCCAGGAACGATGATCACGCAGAGTCGTTCGGAAACAACACAGAGCTGTTTCACCACGGGAACACGGGGAGAAGCGGCATCCAGGAGAATGTGAGCAAGCCAGAGTCCAATAGGTCCAACAACATGGCGAGCACGAGCAAGGCGTCACTTTGGAGTCACACTCCCAGAGTGTACTCGGAGTTCACGCACAACAAGTCGCCGAATAAGGAGCAGCTATTTGGATTTAACTACGAGAACAAGTGGTCAAAGTCAACAGATGCGTCGCCGAAGCGAGGCTACGGCAGTCCAATAGACCGCTTGTCAAAAATGTACAACGACCAGTCATACGAAGATGAGTTG GCAAACTATTATGGAGATTCTAATCATGCTAACGAAGCAAATTACAGTAAGGAAGAGAAGGCGAGTCAAAATGACAAATTGACAGAGCAGTCACCTAAGAGTGTATTTTCGAGTGGACAGCTGCCCAAAGATGCGTTGACGAATGCACGGGACAATGGCCAGGGTTATCAGGCTCCCGAGGAAGTGACGCCGAGTAGATTTGATAAGATTGACGAGTTTTTGAGAGAATATGAGCAGAGTTACAAGTCCCCAGAGAGAACGCCAAAGCAGCACCTGCCAACACTGATCAGCAAAGTAGAGTCCTTTAAGGACGCAGTGGAAGACGATTCCCGGGCACTTGACCCATATAGAGAACCCAGCGAGGGATTCAAGTCGTTTGACACAATGGAGGACCTGATGACAGAAAAGGCAAAGCTGGACAACCTCCTGATGGACAGCATGGCAATAACAGATTACTATGATAAAAAGGCAGGTGAGGGGAAGTTTAGTCACCGAGAGAATTTGGCCACCCTGGGAGGCTTTGcgaaaaatgaaaaaggCTTATTGGAGGCATCGGCCACACCCAATTGTGGTCTTGAAAGAGGAGGATACGAACAAGATGGCGCACGCGAAGCAACTGGAAGAAACCAAGGACATGGGCTGGTTGGTCAAAGTGGCAGGTCGCAGGTTAAGCAGGGCCCGGCCACGTTTGAAATGAAGTGCCCAGATGAAGAGGCACTGGAGTCGCTCACGGAGCACCTGGCGAAAAAGTACACGCACAAGTTCCTGGTGATAAAGGGGCACCTGATAGACTGCACAGTGGCCAAGGGGCTCTTCAAAAACTTCTTGCACCACTCGCTGGGGGACTCGGTGGACCACACGTCGCTGAAGCTGTGCGCATACAGTGACATGCTGCAGCTGTGCGACGCAGCGTGCTCAattctgaagaaggaggactcgctgctgcagctgaagGGCAACGTCCAAGTGTTCGGGTCTCTGAACGGAGACCTCTCGTGCCTGCTGGACCAGTTTAACGC CCTCGACGGCGCAGACTTTAAGAACTGGGACGACTTCGACTCGTTCTACGTGTTCATGGGAGGGTTCGCGTCCGAGTCGAGTCCGTACGCGCTGGAGTTCGCGCTGCTCCTCTTCGCAATGAAGGTGCTCTTCCCCTACCACGTGCACTTCCTGAGGTCGAGCAAGGACGAGAGGAACGCGACGAACAACGCGGGCTTCTACCACCAAATCTACATGAAACTCAGCGAAAACCACGCGGCGCTGAGGCTGGAAAACGACGagacgctgctgctgcagtGCGCGAAGGAGCTCTTCCACCGGGTCAACGACGTCTTCGAGTTCATGTCGGTGGGAGCGGTGCTGAACAAGGAGATTCTGTGCGTGGACAAGCTGACGAAGGACTTCAGCTACAAGAGGCTGGGGAAGATACCGAAGCCGCTGAACCTGGCCACGTGCACGAGCGAGCAGGTATACGACCTGCTCTTTAACGAGGACTACTTCTCCTTCCCGCCATGTCT
- a CDS encoding eukaryotic translation initiation factor 3, subunit 6, with translation MAEDNTDGCHEYDITPKLSPYFDPKMLLYVLEWMGTKGIYSPELLTPVIEEIKLELESVKMADEEFKAMETEYLEKINQFKEVLALYKKDQLHRISTTFERITISSLIQWASTPSVEVYVNFPPTVDKMILKLAKAYFDRDDYENCKSLLTYYVNSVSKYTIEGRKDINTINNDLGFLNKNRMNCYWGIISCNLLSILLPSTNEELGEMSSMQVTQQDPEGDKDAALLDLNSPRSGVYCILKFAELLNNEELSRDRKDLILKRCWLLHWSLFYIFKYHLSLFHLNSKSIKTFEWPQLQEYFMDERNLVVVNMVAPHLLRYYAVYAMLNRNRKDHFKTISNLIANAKDKYNDTFTSLLGALFVDFDFDAAQKHIVAINEACSVDFLLNPLKGAIEEGSRHIIFETYCRVHKSIDIDIIAQGVNMSALEAERWIVNIIRHSHMEAKIDSERNCVEISAMPPSLYQQVIEKTQNLTLRSNMILQNLAQLNPNDNALNSIKNQDSGDRAQARRMYSSNQHRKNVNKYHNREKEFHKQDQESVW, from the exons ATGGCTGAAGATAACACAGATGGGTGTCATGAATATGACATTACGCCGAAACTATCTCCATATTTTGACCCGAAGATGCTGTTGTACGTGTTAGAGTGGATGGGCACGAAGGGTATATACTCGCCAGAGCTACTAACACCTGTGATAGAGGAGATTAAATTGGAACTCGAGTCGGTTAAAATGGCAGACGAGGAGTTCAAGGCAATGGAGACAGAatatttagaaaaaataaaccaATTCAAGGAAGTGTTGGCACTGTATAAAAAGGATCAGTTGCACAGAATAAGTACGACATTCGAAAGGATAACAATATCGTCACTGATACAGTGGGCGTCGACGCCCTCAGTAGAAGTGTACGTAAACTTCCCCCCAACAGTAGATAAGATGATATTGAAGTTGGCGAAGGCATACTTCGATAGAGACGACTACGAAAACTGTAAATCGCTATTGACGTACTACGTTAATTCAGTGTCAAAATACACAATTGAAGGTAGGAAGGATAT AAACACGATTAACAATGATTTAGGGTTTTTGAACAAAAATAGAATGAACTGTTACTGGGGAATAATAAGCTGTAACCTGCTGAGCATACTGCTGCCGTCAACAAATGAGGAGTTGGGGGAAATGTCGTCGATGCAAGTGACGCAGCAGGACCCAGAAGGAGACAAGGACGCAGCACTTCTGGACCTTAACTCGCCGAGGTCAGGAGTCTACTGCATACTCAAGTTCGCAGAGCTGCTCAACAACGAGGAGCTCAGCAGAGACAGAAAGGACCTGATACTAAAGAGGTGCTGGCTCCTCCACTGGTCGCTCTTCTACATCTTCAAGTACCACCTGTCACTCTTTCACCTTAACAGCAAGTCCATAAAGACATTCGAGTGGCCACAGCTGCAGGAGTACTTCATGGACGAGAGGAACCTGGTCGTGGTGAACATGGTGGCCCCGCACCTGCTGAGGTACTACGCAGTGTACGCAATGCTGAACAGGAACAGGAAGGACCACTTTAAGACGATAAGCAAC CTCATTGCAAACGCAAAGGACAAGTACAACGACACGTTTACGTCGTTACTAGGAGCATTGTTTGTAGACTTCGATTTTGACGCTGCACAAAAACACATAGTAGCAATAAACGAG GCTTGTTCTGTTGATTTTCTATTGAATCCACTCAAGGGCGCAATTGAAGAGGGCTCAAGGCACATCATATTTGAAACATACTGCAGAGTACACAAGTCAATAGATATAGA CATTATTGCACAAGGCGTTAACATGTCGGCCCTGGAAGCTGAAAGATGGATAGTAAACATAATAAGGCACTCACACATGG AGGCCAAAATCGACAGTGAAAGAAACTGTGTGGAAATATCAGCAATGCCGCCAAGCCTGTACCAACAAGTGATAGAAAAGACTCAGAATCTGACGCTGAGGTCGAATATGATACTGCAAAACCTGGCACAGCTAAACCCTAACGATAACGCACTGAACAGTATCAAGAACCAGGACTCAGGAGATAGAGCACAGGCGAGAAGGATGTACTCAAGCAATCAACAcagaaaaaatgtaaacaagTACCATAACAGAGAAAAGGAGTTTCACAAGCAGGATCAAGAATCAGTATGGTGA
- a CDS encoding CAMP-dependent protein kinase catalytic subunit — protein MTGDFIAVNVGEDKPGCVNGLIKSFKGLFKKKNRLTTIVQPPSPRATFTVSSFKFLKVLGEGGFGKVYLAAPVNTERMGEQCAVKRLKKDPLITQRQVDHVLSEKRLLSSVSHPFVVNMLGSFKDDYYLYIVMELVKGGDFFTYLRRSDRLKSQSAMFYAAQVTTMFEYLHESDIVYRDLKPENLLLCDDGYLKLTDFGFAKVVEFRTYTVCGTPEYIAPEILLNKGHGKAVDWWTLGILIYEMLVGYPPYYDEDQVRIYKKILEAQLKFPSFYDENAKILTTNLLAKDPTKRFGNLHRGIDDIKNCAWFEPMDFKRLLNKELEAPHIPKQTKDPSGVEYRESIRKPKAVVGSDDPFVDW, from the exons ATGACAG GCGACTTTATAGCCGTAAATGTAGGTGAAGACAAACCTGGATGTGTCAACGGTTTAATAAAATCTTTCAAgggtttatttaaaaagaaaaacagATTAACAACAATAGTACAACCGCCAAGTCCCAGAGCAACGTTTACAGTGAGTTCATTCAAGTTTCTCAAGGTTCTGGGAGAAG GCGGGTTCGGAAAGGTGTACCTGGCAGCGCCGGTAAATACCGAACGCATGGGCGAGCAGTGTGCAGTGAAAAGGCTCAAAAAGGACCCCCTGATAACGCAGAGGCAGGTGGACCACGTGCTGTCGGAAAAGAGGCTCCTGAGCTCAGTGAGTCACCCGTTCGTAGTTAACATGCTGGGATCGTTCAAAGACGATTACTACCTCTACATAGTCATGGAGCTGGTCAAGGGAGGCGACTTCTTTACGTACCTGAGAAGATCAGACAGGCTGAAAAGCCAGAGCGCAATGTTCTATGCAGCGCAGGTGACGACGATGTTCGAGTACCTGCACGAAAGCGACATTGTGTACAGAGACCTGAAGCCAGAAAACCTGCTCCTCTGCGACGACGggtacctgaagctgacGGACTTCGGGTTCGCCAAGGTCGTCGAGTTCAGAACGTACACGGTCTGCGGGACGCCCGAGTACATCGCTCCTGAGATTTTGCTTAACAAGGGCCACGGGAAGGCAGTGGACTGGTGGACACTGGGCATACTGATATACGAAATGCTGGTAGGGTACCCACCCTACTACGACGAGGACCAGGTGCgcatatataaaaagaTTCTCGAGGCCCAGCTCAAGTTCCCAAGCTTCTACGACGA GAACGCTAAAATTTTGACCACGAACCTGTTGGCTAAGGACCCGACGAAGAGATTCGGTAACCTCCACAGAGGGATAGATGACATTAAAAACTGCGCCTGGTTTGAGCCCATGGACTTTAAAAGGTTACTAaacaaggagctggaggcTCCACACATCCCG AAGCAAACAAAGGACCCGTCTGGAGTGGAATACAGGGAATCGATCAGAAAGCCAAAGGCAGTTGTAGGATCAGATGACCCCTTCGTCGATTGGTGA
- a CDS encoding 60S acidic ribosomal protein P2 produces the protein MSLKYVASYLLSVTCGNESPSKSDVKEVLSSVGSEVDEDALDAFFAAVSGKSVHETITAGLEKLQKVPAGGVVVASSTSQAAASSAKQEEAKKEEEPEEEEDDMGFSLFD, from the exons ATGTCACTCAAATACGTAGCAAGTTATTTGTTGTCTGTCACCTGCGGCAATGAAAGCCCATCCAAAAGTGATGTCAAGGAAGTACTCAGCTCCGTAGGATCTGAAGTAGACGAGGACGCCTTGGACGCTTTCTTCGCAGCAGTATCTGGAAAATCAGTCCACGAA ACTATAACCGCCGGATTGGAGAAACTTCAGAAGGTGCCAGCAGGAGGAGTAGTCGTAGCTTCGTCCACATCCCAAGCAGCCGCTTCGTCAG CCAAACAAGAGGAAGccaagaaggaggaggagcctgaagaggaggaagacgaTATGGGTTTCTCTCTATTCGACTAA